From the genome of Candidatus Paceibacterota bacterium, one region includes:
- the dnaG gene encoding DNA primase — MAGLFSSATLEQIRAASDIVDVIGSYLPLKRAGANFVALCPFHKEKTPSFNVNPHRQIFHCFGCHKGGDVFAFVKEYENIDFPEAVRRLADRAKIPLEYEKNAGEQHSRHLKDRLLEVHEQIAQRWQNALANEASGHLARDYLAKRGVSEEAVKLFRLGAAPDLWDDTVNWARSKGHELALVEQAGLILRRQEGDGYYDRFRGRLMFPICDEQGRVIGFSGRVLAGDEKTAKYVNSPETPIFTKSKVFFGLDKSKRAVLEAGHAIVCEGQLDLIACFMAGVQNVVAPQGTAFTADHARILRRYVEEVVLCFDSDEAGQNAAVRSLDSLLASGLAVRVAVVPAPHDPDSFIKASGGPAFKQLVERAEGFFDYYLNRLTALNQVTTDKGRLAVLRGMAEAVHKTGNAVLIDKYAQKTALRLGVTPDAVRAEFGKQSRPKTPAPELAEAPAEEPAGPRRPAQTEFWLLKLLLLHDDLADWAAAHLDPAWVQHPLARQIIARRLAAQANQTWTSLAAFVDECDTPEMRSLVTEATTESRPIPNPAQQLRDVAQRLRNQALDRQLAALMQRAHQPETSEAARNDLLRQQQELRQLKRQPIQG, encoded by the coding sequence ATGGCTGGCCTGTTTTCTTCGGCGACCCTCGAGCAGATCCGCGCTGCCAGCGACATCGTGGATGTGATCGGGTCGTACTTGCCGCTCAAGCGCGCCGGGGCCAACTTCGTCGCCCTCTGCCCGTTCCACAAGGAGAAGACTCCGAGCTTCAACGTCAATCCCCACCGGCAGATCTTCCATTGCTTTGGCTGCCACAAGGGCGGCGACGTGTTCGCCTTCGTCAAGGAATACGAGAACATTGATTTCCCGGAGGCGGTGCGGCGCCTGGCCGACCGGGCGAAGATTCCGCTGGAGTACGAGAAGAACGCCGGCGAGCAGCACTCGCGGCATCTGAAAGATCGGCTGCTGGAAGTCCATGAGCAAATCGCGCAGCGCTGGCAGAACGCCCTCGCCAACGAGGCTTCCGGCCATCTTGCACGCGATTACCTCGCCAAACGCGGCGTGTCCGAGGAAGCCGTCAAGCTCTTCCGCCTGGGAGCCGCGCCGGACCTGTGGGACGACACGGTCAACTGGGCCAGGAGCAAGGGACACGAACTTGCGCTCGTGGAGCAAGCGGGCCTGATCCTGCGCCGCCAGGAAGGCGACGGCTACTACGACCGCTTTCGCGGGCGGCTGATGTTTCCCATCTGCGACGAGCAGGGGCGGGTGATTGGCTTCAGCGGGCGCGTGCTCGCGGGGGACGAAAAGACCGCCAAATACGTCAACTCACCCGAGACGCCGATCTTCACCAAGAGCAAGGTGTTCTTCGGCCTGGACAAATCCAAGCGCGCCGTCCTGGAGGCCGGCCACGCCATCGTATGCGAGGGGCAGCTCGACCTGATCGCCTGTTTCATGGCCGGCGTGCAGAATGTCGTCGCGCCCCAAGGCACGGCTTTCACCGCCGACCACGCCCGCATTCTCAGGCGCTACGTCGAGGAGGTCGTCCTTTGCTTCGATTCGGACGAGGCGGGGCAGAATGCGGCGGTCCGGTCACTGGACAGCCTGCTGGCGTCCGGGCTGGCGGTGAGGGTGGCCGTGGTGCCCGCACCCCATGACCCGGACAGCTTCATCAAGGCCTCGGGCGGCCCCGCCTTCAAGCAGCTCGTCGAGCGCGCCGAAGGCTTCTTCGACTATTACCTTAATCGCCTGACCGCCCTCAACCAGGTCACCACTGACAAAGGGCGCCTGGCGGTGCTGCGCGGCATGGCCGAAGCCGTGCACAAGACCGGCAACGCCGTCCTGATTGACAAATACGCGCAGAAGACCGCCTTGCGCCTGGGCGTAACGCCGGACGCTGTGCGCGCCGAGTTCGGAAAGCAGTCGCGGCCAAAGACGCCGGCGCCCGAGCTGGCCGAAGCGCCCGCCGAAGAGCCCGCCGGCCCCCGGCGGCCCGCACAGACCGAGTTCTGGCTGTTGAAACTGCTGCTGCTGCATGACGACCTCGCCGACTGGGCGGCGGCGCACCTGGACCCCGCGTGGGTGCAGCATCCGCTCGCGCGGCAGATTATCGCCCGGCGCCTGGCGGCTCAGGCAAATCAAACCTGGACCAGCCTGGCCGCCTTTGTGGACGAGTGTGACACACCGGAGATGCGGAGCCTGGTGACCGAAGCCACTACCGAATCGCGCCCGATCCCCAATCCGGCCCAGCAACTCCGCGATGTCGCCCAGCGTTTGCGCAACCAGGCGCTGGATCGGCAGTTGGCGGCGTTGATGCAGCGTGCCCACCAGCCGGAAACCTCCGAGGCCGCCCGAAACGACCTGTTGCGCCAGCAGCAGGAATTGCGACAGCTCAAGCGCCAGCCCATCCAGGGGTAA
- a CDS encoding DUF4838 domain-containing protein translates to MLTRRDFIKLIGAAGVFAGGDIPAGAWGAGMNQGRAQMRFRSRGVVISPADLTLADWPERASRAGLTVMALGAAPSTLIEFVGTDAGKAFLAKCRKLGLQVEYEMHAMFQLLPRSLFAGSPELFRMDDEGKRNPDGNLCVHSERALAIVCRNAVKTCRALKPTTHRYFLWCDDGQRGCRCPKCRGFSDSEQALIVENRMIKAIRKLDPKARLAHLAYTHTMSAPVKVKPERGIFLEFAPFTRSWRQPLSDPSNRPDLDALNANLEVFSAADAHVLEYWLDVSLFSSWKKPAVKLPFDERVLEADLKVYAARGIRSVTTFAAYMDAEYVKSHGEPPIQAYGRALCAAQ, encoded by the coding sequence ATGCTGACACGACGCGATTTCATCAAACTTATCGGCGCAGCCGGGGTATTCGCCGGCGGCGACATCCCGGCCGGCGCTTGGGGAGCCGGAATGAATCAGGGGAGGGCACAGATGCGGTTTCGGAGTCGAGGAGTCGTTATCTCGCCGGCTGACTTGACGCTGGCCGACTGGCCGGAGCGGGCATCCAGGGCCGGGCTCACGGTGATGGCGCTCGGTGCGGCGCCGTCAACACTCATCGAGTTTGTCGGCACGGACGCCGGAAAGGCGTTCCTGGCTAAGTGCCGGAAGCTCGGACTCCAGGTCGAGTACGAGATGCATGCGATGTTCCAGCTTCTGCCCCGGTCGCTCTTCGCGGGGTCACCGGAATTGTTTCGGATGGACGACGAGGGCAAACGCAATCCAGACGGCAATTTATGCGTCCACTCGGAGAGAGCGTTGGCGATCGTGTGCCGGAACGCGGTGAAGACGTGCCGGGCGCTGAAGCCCACGACCCACCGCTACTTCCTGTGGTGCGACGACGGCCAACGGGGGTGCCGCTGCCCGAAATGCCGGGGGTTCTCGGACAGCGAGCAGGCCCTGATCGTGGAGAACCGGATGATAAAGGCGATCCGGAAGCTTGATCCAAAAGCCCGGTTGGCCCACCTGGCATACACGCACACCATGAGCGCCCCGGTGAAGGTCAAGCCCGAGCGCGGCATATTCCTGGAGTTCGCACCCTTCACTCGGAGTTGGAGGCAGCCGTTGTCCGATCCCTCCAACAGGCCGGACCTGGATGCGCTGAACGCCAACCTGGAGGTTTTCTCTGCCGCCGATGCGCACGTGCTCGAGTACTGGCTCGACGTCTCCCTCTTCTCCTCATGGAAGAAGCCCGCGGTCAAGCTTCCGTTCGATGAGCGGGTTCTCGAGGCGGACCTGAAGGTCTATGCCGCGCGAGGCATCCGCAGTGTGACGACCTTTGCCGCTTACATGGATGCGGAATACGTCAAGAGCCACGGCGAGCCGCCAATTCAGGCCTATGGGCGGGCGCTGTGTGCGGCGCAATAG
- a CDS encoding glycosyltransferase, translated as MCGFRTGEWCGEITPSATFKKRGTDQSWYGAEKWSLLRMADLFVSPSRWEAFGIALVEAMAMGLPLVTSSQISLAPELHEAGAALMVPVSVEPLRQAIATIEADPERRRALSLRARAWAEKTCNPDRAGARFQEFYRAILDKPRMAAG; from the coding sequence ATCTGCGGCTTTCGCACTGGCGAATGGTGTGGCGAAATCACCCCTTCAGCAACGTTCAAAAAGCGAGGCACTGACCAATCATGGTATGGCGCGGAGAAATGGTCCCTGCTGCGAATGGCTGATCTGTTTGTTTCCCCTTCCCGCTGGGAAGCCTTTGGCATTGCCCTGGTGGAGGCCATGGCGATGGGCCTGCCCCTGGTCACTTCGAGCCAAATCAGCCTGGCGCCGGAATTACATGAGGCGGGTGCGGCCTTGATGGTACCGGTCTCGGTGGAGCCGCTCAGGCAGGCGATCGCCACCATTGAAGCCGACCCCGAACGGCGGCGAGCGCTGAGCCTGCGGGCCAGGGCCTGGGCGGAGAAGACCTGTAATCCTGACCGCGCCGGCGCCCGGTTCCAGGAGTTTTACCGGGCTATCCTGGACAAGCCACGGATGGCTGCGGGGTGA
- a CDS encoding phosphatidylserine/phosphatidylglycerophosphate/cardiolipin synthase family protein — MFSGSSARHITAAALAALMLLADVAGRPASAAAPRQQALDEWRSLTAPSAPMPRVFVKGDRLRFYFQTPTSVEEFSARWSRHRIPNEGYQVSSAVLRWHKKLARMPAGERDWREATVVADAEWRRLATNLVEVLTPASPGHGIYYQGLQDERLLYRDAQGSPRFSSAGDQPEGVIIDRHLSMEDTIGTLARSVEQDLTRSYPGKSLFLLLAPDARRFPQALLLDRKRGQCVWLVPAAYYDATERGLGLSATAQGVSALLFESHGLALVKNPVSSLVRLGDLGLQTVVRFVRFPYPKPSYRYPPADRSQGMDLAQWEDWLDRYTGTRQLDGALDLLIDGERFFPRLKQAIANATNHIHFDIYIFDKDDVGVAVADQLKARSRQIEVKVILDRLGTISGGMVPPGTPLPEGFVLPNSICSYLKQDSRVRVRPFLNPWFSSDHTKVLLVDGTHAWIGGMNLGREYRFEWHDLMVELQGPVVATLEDEFRRDWAHEGLLGDFGYVAELTRGPRKPPASRPEDRWIQLRLLPTKTLWKPFNSAVQHAIAKAKSYIYLEHPYLFDKRVIIALVRARNRGVDVRVVLPRVNDLKSGGRSNLVVANYLLEHGVRVYFYPGMTHVKALMVDDWACVGSANLNHLSLRVCQEQNVATSDPAFAARLKRELFEEDFATSYELTEPVTTEWIDFLVDLLLKGV; from the coding sequence ATGTTTTCAGGAAGTAGCGCCAGGCACATCACCGCGGCGGCGCTAGCCGCGCTGATGCTCTTGGCCGATGTGGCCGGCCGGCCCGCATCAGCGGCCGCTCCCAGGCAACAAGCGCTGGACGAATGGCGGAGCCTCACCGCTCCATCCGCGCCGATGCCTCGAGTCTTCGTGAAGGGCGACCGCCTGCGCTTCTATTTCCAGACCCCGACCAGTGTCGAGGAATTCAGCGCGCGCTGGAGCCGGCATCGCATCCCCAACGAAGGTTACCAGGTCAGCTCAGCCGTGCTGCGCTGGCACAAGAAGCTGGCGCGCATGCCGGCGGGCGAGCGGGACTGGCGTGAGGCGACGGTTGTTGCCGACGCCGAATGGCGCCGGCTGGCGACGAACCTGGTCGAGGTGCTGACACCCGCCTCCCCGGGGCACGGAATCTACTACCAGGGCCTCCAGGACGAGCGCCTGCTGTATCGTGATGCGCAGGGCAGTCCTCGGTTCTCCTCGGCCGGGGATCAGCCCGAAGGAGTCATCATTGACCGCCACCTTTCGATGGAGGATACTATCGGGACGCTGGCCCGCTCGGTGGAACAGGATTTGACCCGCAGCTACCCGGGCAAGTCGCTCTTTCTTCTGCTGGCGCCTGATGCCCGGCGTTTCCCCCAGGCGCTGTTGCTCGACCGTAAACGGGGCCAATGTGTCTGGCTGGTTCCGGCCGCCTACTATGACGCCACCGAACGCGGGCTGGGGCTTTCGGCGACCGCCCAGGGAGTCAGCGCCCTCTTGTTTGAGAGCCACGGTTTGGCCCTCGTCAAAAACCCCGTTTCGAGCCTGGTTCGGCTGGGGGACCTGGGGCTGCAGACCGTAGTCCGCTTCGTCCGCTTCCCGTACCCCAAACCCAGCTACCGGTATCCCCCGGCCGACCGTTCCCAGGGCATGGACCTGGCGCAGTGGGAAGACTGGCTGGATCGCTATACCGGCACACGGCAGTTGGACGGCGCGCTGGACCTCCTGATTGACGGCGAGCGGTTCTTCCCCCGCCTCAAGCAGGCCATCGCCAACGCCACCAACCACATCCACTTCGACATTTACATCTTCGACAAAGACGACGTGGGAGTCGCGGTGGCTGACCAACTCAAGGCGCGTTCCAGGCAGATCGAGGTCAAAGTCATTCTCGACCGGCTGGGGACCATCAGCGGCGGCATGGTCCCGCCCGGCACACCGCTGCCGGAGGGTTTCGTTTTACCCAACTCCATCTGTTCCTACCTGAAACAAGACTCCCGCGTCCGCGTGCGCCCGTTCCTCAACCCCTGGTTCTCCTCCGACCACACCAAGGTCTTGCTGGTGGATGGCACCCACGCGTGGATCGGCGGCATGAACCTGGGGCGCGAATACCGCTTCGAATGGCACGACCTGATGGTGGAATTGCAGGGGCCGGTCGTCGCCACACTCGAAGATGAATTCCGGCGCGATTGGGCCCACGAAGGTCTGCTGGGCGACTTTGGCTACGTCGCCGAGCTGACCCGCGGCCCGCGCAAGCCCCCAGCCTCCCGTCCCGAAGACCGCTGGATCCAATTGCGGCTCCTGCCAACCAAGACCCTGTGGAAGCCATTCAATTCGGCCGTGCAACACGCCATCGCCAAGGCCAAAAGCTACATCTACCTGGAACACCCCTACCTCTTTGACAAGCGGGTCATTATCGCCCTGGTCCGCGCCCGCAACCGGGGAGTGGACGTCCGCGTCGTGCTGCCGCGCGTCAACGATCTCAAGTCCGGCGGACGCAGCAACCTGGTCGTAGCCAACTACCTCCTGGAACATGGCGTGCGCGTCTATTTCTACCCCGGCATGACCCACGTGAAGGCGCTGATGGTGGACGATTGGGCCTGCGTGGGCTCCGCCAACCTCAACCACCTCAGCCTCCGGGTTTGCCAGGAACAAAACGTCGCCACCTCCGACCCCGCTTTCGCCGCCCGGCTCAAGCGCGAGCTCTTCGAGGAAGACTTCGCCACCTCCTACGAGCTGACCGAACCGGTCACCACCGAGTGGATTGACTTCCTGGTGGACCTCCTGCTCAAAGGCGTCTAG
- a CDS encoding glycoside hydrolase family 127 protein: MKALIDWAKAGRRFVSVAGATSLLAVGNMHFPTVCSAANPPTSVRVVPVPAAASAGLLYTGNREPLMPSPLIKLPIGSIKPRGWLRHQLELEAKGMTGRLEEISKWCKFEGNAWADPQGQGHSGWEELPYWLKGYGDLGYVLGDPAITKNARRWVDAVLASQEADGWFGPRANKTGLKGKPDLWPHMVMCNVLQSFYEFSGDERVLPFLTKYFLWLNTQPSENFGAGYWPKIRFGDNLETIYWLYNRTGEPWLLDLARRIHENMQDWTSGVHDWHNVNVAQGFRAPGIYYMQAKEERFLRAAENNYATVMDLYGQFPGGGFAGDENCRPGYTDPRQGFETCGIVEFMHSFAMLTKISGNPLWADRCEYIAFNSMPAALTPDWKGLHYLTCPNQIQLDKENKAPGVQNKGTMFSYSPFERYRCCQHNVSHGWPYYAEELWLATGDRGLCAALYAASEVSAKVGPGASVKIVEETDYPFGDTIALKLSTMQSVKFPLYLRIPQWCENASVKINGRSVKCAAKPLSYVVLEREWRDGDVVSVRLPMEVSVRKWEKNQNAVSVDRGPLTFSLKIGERWQRCGGTEAWPEWEVFPTTRWNYGLVLNEKNPAKSFKLVNWKERAVPAQPFTPDTAPIELQAQARRIPAWKQDPLGLVGKLQPSPVKSVEPVDTITLIPMGAARLRITAFPVIGSDQNAREWKPAE, from the coding sequence ATGAAAGCACTTATTGACTGGGCAAAGGCCGGGCGGAGATTCGTCTCGGTTGCCGGGGCGACGTCCCTGCTCGCGGTAGGCAACATGCACTTCCCGACAGTTTGCAGCGCTGCGAACCCGCCGACCAGCGTGCGGGTTGTTCCGGTGCCGGCGGCGGCCTCGGCGGGTCTTTTGTACACCGGGAACCGGGAGCCGCTGATGCCCAGCCCGCTGATCAAGCTGCCGATCGGCAGCATCAAGCCGCGCGGCTGGCTGCGGCATCAGCTCGAACTCGAGGCCAAAGGGATGACGGGGCGGCTGGAGGAGATTTCGAAGTGGTGCAAGTTCGAGGGCAATGCATGGGCGGACCCGCAGGGTCAGGGCCACAGCGGCTGGGAAGAGCTGCCGTATTGGCTCAAGGGCTATGGGGACCTGGGCTATGTGCTGGGCGACCCGGCCATCACGAAGAACGCGCGGAGGTGGGTTGATGCGGTGTTGGCCAGCCAGGAAGCCGACGGCTGGTTCGGGCCGCGCGCCAACAAGACCGGGCTCAAGGGCAAGCCGGACCTTTGGCCGCACATGGTCATGTGCAACGTGCTGCAGTCGTTCTACGAATTCAGCGGCGACGAGCGGGTGCTGCCGTTCCTGACGAAGTATTTCCTGTGGCTCAACACGCAGCCCAGCGAGAACTTCGGCGCCGGCTACTGGCCCAAGATCCGTTTCGGGGACAACCTCGAGACGATTTACTGGCTGTACAACCGCACGGGCGAGCCCTGGCTGCTGGACCTGGCCCGGCGCATCCACGAGAACATGCAGGATTGGACCAGCGGGGTGCACGACTGGCACAACGTGAACGTGGCGCAGGGTTTTCGCGCGCCGGGCATTTACTATATGCAGGCGAAGGAGGAGCGGTTCCTGCGCGCCGCCGAGAACAACTACGCGACGGTCATGGACCTTTACGGGCAGTTCCCGGGCGGGGGGTTTGCCGGGGACGAGAATTGCCGCCCCGGCTACACGGACCCGCGGCAGGGGTTTGAGACGTGCGGCATTGTCGAGTTCATGCACAGTTTTGCGATGCTCACGAAGATATCGGGGAACCCGCTCTGGGCCGACCGCTGCGAGTACATCGCGTTTAACTCGATGCCGGCGGCGCTGACGCCCGATTGGAAGGGGCTGCACTACCTGACCTGCCCGAACCAGATTCAGCTCGACAAAGAGAACAAGGCCCCGGGAGTGCAGAACAAGGGAACGATGTTTTCCTACAGCCCGTTTGAGCGGTATCGCTGCTGCCAGCACAACGTGTCGCACGGCTGGCCTTATTACGCCGAGGAGCTTTGGCTGGCGACCGGCGATCGCGGGCTATGCGCCGCCCTTTACGCCGCCAGCGAGGTGAGCGCCAAGGTCGGACCCGGCGCCAGCGTGAAGATTGTCGAGGAGACGGATTATCCGTTTGGCGACACGATCGCGCTGAAGCTCTCGACCATGCAGAGCGTGAAGTTCCCCCTGTATCTGCGCATTCCCCAGTGGTGCGAGAACGCATCGGTGAAGATCAATGGCCGGTCGGTCAAGTGTGCGGCCAAGCCTCTGTCCTACGTGGTGCTGGAACGCGAGTGGCGGGACGGGGATGTGGTCAGTGTTCGTCTGCCGATGGAGGTGTCGGTGCGGAAGTGGGAGAAGAACCAAAATGCGGTGTCGGTGGACCGCGGCCCGTTGACCTTTTCGCTGAAGATAGGCGAACGGTGGCAGCGCTGCGGGGGCACCGAGGCCTGGCCGGAATGGGAGGTTTTTCCAACCACACGCTGGAATTACGGCTTGGTGCTCAACGAGAAGAATCCGGCAAAGTCGTTCAAGCTGGTGAATTGGAAGGAACGCGCGGTGCCGGCCCAGCCGTTCACGCCGGACACGGCGCCCATTGAGCTGCAGGCACAAGCCAGGCGGATTCCCGCCTGGAAACAGGACCCACTCGGCCTGGTGGGCAAGTTGCAGCCCAGCCCGGTGAAGTCAGTGGAACCCGTTGATACCATAACGCTGATTCCGATGGGCGCTGCCCGATTGCGCATCACCGCCTTTCCGGTGATCGGATCGGACCAGAACGCACGGGAGTGGAAGCCTGCGGAATAG
- a CDS encoding glycoside hydrolase family 2 TIM barrel-domain containing protein, whose translation MNQIPMHHNILRNVQGMLALLLFVPLAGGASWQPAAGPLKTRWAKDVSPRNAHPEYPRPQMVRNDWLNLNGLWDLAITSKDAARATFDTQILVPFPVESALSGVMRPVSENERMWYRRTFKVPGKWQGRRVLLHFGAVDFEATVLVNGKEVGRHRGGYDAFSFEITDALKPSGENELIVMVWDPTDAGTQPRGKQVRKPHGIWYTPTSGIWQTVWLEPVGTAFITDLKITPDVDNEAVTVQPVTTPALGVCTVEATIRDGAKVVYKAWVTAGGRIKMPVKNARLWSPEDPHLYSLSLRLQLGGRTIDKVESYFGMRKISLGKDDKGFTRLMLNNKPYFQFGPLDQGFWPDGLYTAPTDEALRYDIEMTRKLGFNMARKHVKVEPDRWYYWCDKLGLLVWQDMPSGDKYIGHNDPDIARTPESARQFEQELTALVKGLGNHPCIVIWVPYNEGWGQWDTARIVEMVKGLDPTRLVINTSGWADRGVGDINDMHKYPGPGSPEPETKRAVVLGEFGGLGLPVRGHTWQNEKNWGYRSFTNEETLTSAYIDLIAKLFPLIDEKGLSAAVYTQTTDVEIEVNGLMTYDRARVKMDVKQLAAVNRGKLPPRPRVTEVVPTALTDRVTWRYTLEKPADDWTKPGFNASAWREGRAGFGTRGTPGAVVRTEWNTSDIWLRREATIPAGKTEDLRLLIHHDEDAEVYINGVLAASVPGFIADYERTAISPAAKAALKPGSNVIAVHCRQTGGGQYIDVGIVKVEAPQK comes from the coding sequence ATGAACCAGATCCCTATGCATCACAATATCCTACGCAATGTCCAGGGCATGCTTGCGCTTCTGCTTTTTGTGCCGCTGGCCGGCGGCGCGTCGTGGCAGCCGGCAGCAGGGCCGTTGAAGACGCGCTGGGCCAAGGACGTTTCTCCACGCAACGCCCATCCCGAGTATCCGCGCCCGCAAATGGTGCGCAACGATTGGCTCAACCTCAACGGCCTCTGGGACCTGGCGATCACGAGCAAGGACGCTGCGCGCGCCACGTTCGACACTCAGATTCTGGTGCCCTTCCCGGTGGAGTCGGCGCTGTCTGGGGTGATGCGGCCGGTCAGCGAGAACGAGCGCATGTGGTATCGCCGCACCTTCAAGGTGCCCGGCAAGTGGCAGGGCCGGCGTGTCCTCCTTCATTTTGGCGCAGTGGATTTCGAGGCCACCGTCCTGGTCAATGGCAAGGAGGTGGGCCGGCACCGAGGCGGCTACGACGCGTTCAGCTTCGAGATTACCGACGCCCTCAAGCCGTCCGGCGAGAACGAGCTGATCGTGATGGTCTGGGACCCGACGGATGCCGGAACGCAGCCCCGCGGCAAACAAGTGCGCAAGCCGCATGGGATCTGGTACACGCCCACGAGCGGCATTTGGCAGACGGTTTGGCTGGAGCCGGTCGGCACTGCCTTCATCACCGATCTGAAGATCACGCCGGATGTGGACAACGAAGCGGTGACCGTCCAGCCCGTCACCACTCCCGCGCTGGGCGTGTGCACGGTCGAGGCGACGATTCGGGACGGGGCCAAGGTGGTATACAAGGCCTGGGTGACGGCAGGGGGAAGGATCAAGATGCCGGTCAAGAACGCCCGGCTTTGGTCGCCGGAAGACCCGCATCTGTACAGCCTTAGCCTTCGGCTGCAGCTCGGGGGTCGCACCATTGACAAGGTTGAAAGTTACTTTGGCATGCGCAAGATTTCGCTGGGGAAGGACGACAAAGGTTTCACGCGCCTGATGCTCAACAACAAGCCCTACTTCCAGTTTGGCCCGCTGGACCAGGGATTCTGGCCCGACGGCCTTTACACCGCGCCCACCGATGAGGCCCTGCGTTACGACATCGAGATGACCAGGAAACTGGGGTTCAACATGGCGCGCAAGCACGTCAAGGTTGAGCCGGATCGGTGGTATTACTGGTGCGACAAGCTCGGCCTGCTGGTCTGGCAGGACATGCCCAGCGGCGACAAGTACATCGGGCACAACGATCCGGACATTGCGCGGACGCCGGAATCAGCCAGGCAGTTTGAGCAGGAGCTCACGGCGCTGGTCAAGGGGCTTGGCAACCATCCCTGCATCGTCATCTGGGTCCCGTATAACGAAGGCTGGGGGCAGTGGGACACCGCCCGGATCGTTGAGATGGTCAAGGGACTCGACCCGACCCGGCTCGTGATCAACACGAGCGGCTGGGCCGACCGCGGCGTCGGGGATATCAACGACATGCACAAATACCCCGGCCCGGGGTCGCCCGAGCCGGAGACGAAACGGGCGGTGGTGCTGGGGGAATTCGGCGGCCTGGGCCTGCCGGTGCGCGGCCATACCTGGCAAAACGAGAAGAACTGGGGCTACCGGAGCTTCACCAACGAGGAGACGCTGACCTCTGCCTACATTGACCTCATCGCCAAGCTGTTCCCGCTCATTGACGAGAAAGGACTGTCCGCCGCTGTTTACACCCAGACCACGGATGTCGAGATTGAAGTCAACGGCCTGATGACCTACGACCGAGCGCGGGTAAAGATGGACGTGAAGCAACTGGCCGCCGTCAATCGCGGCAAGCTCCCACCGCGGCCGCGGGTGACGGAGGTCGTGCCAACCGCGCTGACAGACCGGGTGACGTGGCGTTACACCCTGGAAAAGCCCGCGGATGACTGGACCAAGCCGGGATTCAACGCCAGCGCGTGGAGGGAAGGGCGGGCAGGATTCGGCACCCGGGGGACGCCGGGCGCGGTGGTGCGGACGGAGTGGAACACCAGCGACATTTGGCTGCGCCGCGAAGCCACCATCCCGGCAGGCAAGACGGAGGATCTGCGCCTGCTCATTCACCACGACGAGGATGCCGAGGTGTACATCAACGGTGTCCTGGCCGCGAGTGTGCCGGGTTTCATCGCGGATTACGAGCGGACGGCGATCTCCCCGGCCGCCAAGGCGGCGCTGAAGCCCGGCAGCAATGTAATCGCCGTGCACTGCCGTCAAACCGGCGGCGGCCAATACATTGACGTGGGCATTGTGAAGGTCGAAGCCCCCCAAAAGTAG